The genomic interval CGCCGAGGCGGGCGCCAAGGTCGTGGTGACAGCGCATCTGGGCCGCCCCAAGGGCGCTCCGGATCCGAAGCTGTCGCTCGCGCCGGTGGCCGCTCGGCTGAGCGAGGAACTGGGCCGCAATGTCCAGTTGGCCGGCGATGTGGTGGGCCAGGACGCGCTCGCGCGTTCCGAGGGCCTTACCGACGGTGACGTGCTGCTGCTGGAGAACATCCGCTTCGATGCCCGGGAGACCAGCAAGGACGACGCCGACCGGCTGAAGCTGGCGCGTGCGCTGGTGGAGTTGGTCGGTGACGACGGCGCGTTCGTCTCCGACGGTTTCGGTGTGGTGCACCGCAAGCAGGCCTCGGTGTACGACGTGGCGACACTGCTGCCGCATTACGCCGGTGGCCTGGTCGCGGCGGAGGTGGAAGTGCTGCGGAAGCTCACTACCGACACCGAGCGCCCGTACGCGGTCGTGCTCGGCGGCTCCAAGGTTTCGGACAAGCTGGCCGTCATCGAGGCGTTGGCCCCCAAGGTCGACACCCTGGTGATCGGCGGCGGCATGTGCTTCACCTTCCTTGCGGCACAGGGTCTTTCGGTCGGCTCCTCGCTGTTGCAGGAGGAGATGATCGAGACCTGCAAGAAGCTGCTGGACGAGTGGGCCGATGTCATCCACCTGCCGCGCGACATCGTGGTGGCGGACAAGTTCGCCGCGGACGCCGACTCGAAGGTGGTGCCCGCCAACGAGATTCCGGATGGCTGGATGGGCCTGGACGTGGGCCCGGAGTCGGCGGACCGCTTCGCGGCGCTGCTGACCGAGGCGCGCACGGTGTTCTGGAACGGCCCGATGGGCGTGTTCGAGTTCGAGAACTTCGCCGCCGGTACCCGCGGTGTCGCCGAGGCGATCGTGAAGGCCACCGAAAAGGGTGCGTTCACGGTGGTCGGCGGCGGTGACTCGGCCGCGGCCGTGCGCGCGCTGAACCTGCCCGACGACGGCTTCTCACATATCTCGACCGGTGGTGGCGCTTCTCTGGAATACCTGGAAGGCAAAGAGCTGCCCGGTATTTCGGTGCTGGAGGACTGATTCATGGCACGTAAACCGCTTATCGCGGGCAACTGGAAGATGAACCTCAATCACCTCGAGGCCATCGCCCTGGTGCAGAAGATCGCCTTCGCGCTGCCGGAGAAGTATTTCGCCAAGGTCGACGTGGCGGTCATCCCGCCGTTCACCGACATCCGTAGCGTGCAGACCCTCGTCGAGGGCGACAAGCTGCTGCTCACCTATGGTGCGCAGGATGTCTCGGTGCACGAGTCGGGCGCCTACACCGGCGAGATCAGCGGCGCCATGCTGGCCAAGCTGGGCTGCAGTTTCGCCGTCGTCGGCCATTCCGAGCGCCGGCAGTACCACAGCGAGGACGACGCCACGGTGCTGGCGAAGGCCAAGCAGGCACTCAAGCACGGGATCACTCCGATCGTGTGCATCGGCGAGGGACTCAACATTCGCGAGGCGGGCACGCATGTCGAGTACAACCTCGAGCAGTTGCGTGGTTCGCTGAAAGGCCTGACGGCCGAGGAGATCTCGAAGGTCGTCATCGCCTACGAGCCGGTCTGGGCTATCGGCACCGGCAAGGTCGCCTCGGCCGCCGACGCACAGGAAGTGTGCGGTGCGATCCGCAAGGAACTGGCCGAGTTGGCTTCCGCGGAGGTCGCGGCCGGTGTGCGCGTGCTCTACGGCGGTTCGGTGAACGCCAAGAATGTCGGTGAGCTGGTCGGCCAGACCGATATCGACGGCGCGCTCGTCGGTGGCGCTTCGCTCAAGGGTGACGAGTTCGCCACCCTGTCCGCGATCGCCGCGGGTGGCCCGCTGCCCTGATCGGTGATTGCCGCAATCGGCCCGGTACCGCCCGCGGTACCGGGCCGCTGTGCTTGCCGGCCGCCGATCGCGCTATTCCGCGCGGAGGGTGAGCCCGTGGCCGTTGGGATTCCTCAGGGTGAGCGTGCCGGCGTCGATGGTGGCGGTCATCGTGCCGGTCACCACTTTGAGCACGCCGGTCTCCACTTCCATCACGTCGGGCTGGCACACCATCTTGGTGGTACCGAGATCGTCGATGGTGATCGTGGTCTCGGTGCCGGTCTTCGTGATCGGAGCCTTGGCGGCCAGCTTGTTGCAGCCGGTGCTGCCGGAGACGCCGCTGTCCCGGAAGGTCAGGGTCGGCTTGGACTCGGCGATCGCGACCGAACTGATCCGGGCGTCCGGCGTGAGCAGTTCGGTGACGCGCCAGACGGTGCCCTCCAGGGGCCGGTCCGGGTCCGCGATCTTCTTGTCGAGCAGGGTGACGGTTTGCTCCTGATTCTTCAGCGTCAGGGTGTTGTCTTTCAGCTCCCAGGTGGGTCCGGAGCTCAGCAGTGCGGTCATCCATTCGTCGGCGCGGCCGCGGTCGCCCTCGCAACCGATCAGCGTGGTCGCCAGCTGACCGACCGCCAGGATGTGATCGTCGAGGGTGACCGGGGCCGAGCCGGTATTGCAGCCCGCGGTCGCGCTGACGCGGTCGCCGGTGAAGGTGAGAGAAAGCGGTCCGCCGCCGGGGATCTGCGGACCCTTGACCTCTTTGGAGATGTAGGTATGACCCAACGGTGTCGCCGGACTCGCCGGGGTGGTCGTTGTGGTCGTCGGGTCGGTGCTGCCGCTGCCGCCGCTGTCACACGCGGCCGCGGCGCAGGCGAGCAGCAGGATCGGAACGTATCGCACGAATTTGGCCGACATGTGCGCGATCGTACCGAGGTCGTCTCGATCGAGTCGGCGGCGCGCTGCGTACCCGGTCGAGCCGAAGTGCCGGAAAGCCCCGGGGCGGGGTTTGTTCCGGCACTCCCGCGCGATCAGATCGGCATGCCCAAGGCCGAGGCGAGCGTCTGACCGATGGCGGCGACGAAGGCGGCGAGCGCGCCGGGATCGGTCAGCTGGGTCGGCACGTCCCGGTTGCTGCACCCGGCGGGCGCGGGCACGCCGTTGAGCCGGTCGTTGAGCCACAGGACGGCCGATCCTGCACCCGCCACGGCCGCGATACCGTGCTCACTGAGCAGCTCCCGGGTGTAGAAAACGCTGGCGTTCGGGTCTTTGCAGTAGGTGTCGTAGGTGCGGTTGACCGCGTTCACCGGCATCACCTCGTCCAGTGGCGCTTCGTAGATATAGAGCGGGGCGCGCGGGGTGCCGCGGTGGCCCAGGGTCAGCTCGTCGAGCACGTGCTGGATCTCTGGCGCGCGCATCGGGTCACCGGGGTAATCGAACAGGCCCTTGATGTTGACGAACGGGAATCCGGCGAATTGCAGTGCCACACACTGGCCTTCGTGCACCACCCGGACCGCTTTGCCCAGTGGGTTCATATAGCGGTCGATGAAGGCATTGATCTCCGGGTATTCCCGCGCGACGCCGAACAGTCCGCCCAGGACCGCCCCACCGAAGGTGGAGGTGCCGTTGTTGTAGTCGATCGCCATGCGAATATCCGCGAGCAGACCACCGGCCGCGGACCCGACCAGGTTCAATTCCGGGGCGTAGTCGGCGTGCAATTCGGCGGCGTGCGCGGTCGGGATGGCGCCGCCGGAGTAGCCCCACAGGGTGGTCCGCGTGGCTGTCCCAGGCAGATCGGCCGGTGCGAAGTTCTGGGCCGCGCGGATACCGTCGAGAGTGATGCGCGCGCCCAGGGGACCGGCCGCGTAGGCGGCGTTGGGACCCTGATGGTCCGGGACGACGACTGCGTGTCCCAGTTGCAGCATGGCCTGGACTTCGACGAATTCCGCGCCGATCACCGGATTCAGCGGGTTCGGCAGCGAACCCATCTGCAGCGTGTACGACGGAGCGCAGTTGATCGAGAGCGAATCCTCGGCGAACTGGAACGAGACCAGGCCGCGCTGTCCGCTCGGCGCCGGGCGGTGCGGCACGATGATGGTCGCGACCGCGGGGATCGGCTCGCCGCGAGTGTTGGTGCTGCGGTAGGAGACCTGCCAGGCATTGGTGTTGAGCGGGATGAGCCAGAAGTTGGCCAGATTGACCTGCCGGGCCGAGAAGATCTCGCCCGGCCGGGCGGCGGCGACCCGGGCGGGATCCGGATTGTAGAAGGCCGGATCCAGGTAGGGCGGCGCAGGCGGCATCGGGAAGGGCAATGCCGGGGCTACCGGGACTGGTTGCGCGACAGCGTTATTCGTTAGGGCCGGATTGATCGCGATGGTCAGGCCCGCGGCCATGGCCAGGCAGATTTTGGTGACCTGCCGTCCCCGTGCGGTGGTCGTTCTCATGCAGATACTCCTCGACGAATCCGCCGGGCTGGCCGTGCTCAGCGCCACACCACGCGGGCATCCCAAAAAGGGAGTGACTATTTCCTAACTGGCGTCTCAGACTGTAAAGTGCTGGTATGCCCTGTGTCAACGGTCACCGGACCCGGCTTTTGCCGCCGCCGGAGCGCCGGGCAGGATGATCAGCCATGACCCCGAGCGCCGAGCGCGCGCAATCCGCGGAGCGCCCACCGGCCGGCTCCGCACGTCCGCGCCGCACCCAGTCCGAACGCCGGGCCGCCACCGTGGCCAAGCTCATGGACGCCACGATCGCCGCCATCGGCGAGGTCGGCTACCAGCGGGCCACGGTGCAGGAGATCTGCGGCCGCGCCGAGCTTTCCGTGGGTGCGATGTTCCGGCAGTTCGACAGCCGCCTCGACCTGATCGTGCGCACCTCCGAGGAAATCATCTCCCGGCAGATCGCGGGCTTCGGCGCGGTCATGGAACAGCTTGGCAGCCAAGCGGATTCGCTGGACACCGCGCTGCGTTTCCTGCGCGACGCGCAAGCCGGCAACCTCACCCACGCGTTGCGCGAGATCTACCTGGCCGCGCGATCGGACGCCGAACTGCGCACCCGCATCGCGCCGAATGTCGAGAACTACTACGAGCGCATCGTTTCCGAGGTGGAACGGACCCGGGTACTCGCCCGCTTCCCGGAGGACAAGCGCGAACCACTGTTCTTCCTTGTGCTGCACCTATTTTCCGGTCAGGCCGTAGTGCGCGGCGTAATCCCGAACCCGGCGATGGACGATGCCGTACTGGCGCTCATCGAGGACCTGCTCGTCACCTACGCCGAAAAGCACACCGGCGCATAGGCTCACCAGGATGAGACTGTGGACACTGCAGGCGCCGGAAGTCGTCCGGGCACTGCGGTCCGCCGGCAGCTATCAGGCCGATTGGGAGCTGGTGATTCCGAATTGGCGCCCCGCATTCCAGGACATGGTCGAGGAAATGCGCCGCCGCGGCATCGATTGTGCCGCGGCACCGCCGATCTGGTGCTGGCGCGGACGGGCCCGGCAGCGCCGCGCCGTGCGGTCGACAGCGAACTCGCTACTCGGAGACCATGAATGGGCGCACGGCCGGTGGCTGCTCACCCTGGACGTGCCGGACAAGCAGATCCTGGCAACCTCCTACGCGGCGTGGAACGACTACCTCGGTTTCCGCGGCGGCTACGCCACCGACCTCGTCGAGGGCCCGCACCGCATGGACTGGACAACGCGCCTCCATTCCCCTTGGGACGCCATGCAATACACGATTCCGGAGCTCCGCCTGGATTGGCTGGTCCGCGCCCGCGCCTACCCGCCCGATACCGCGACAACGGCACGGATCCTGGCCGACCCCTACTGCCGGGAGATTTTCGAACGGCAGAGGGCACCTGAACTGATCTGACACCCGGCCGGGAAGCTGGCCGGGTAGGTGCGTGGAGGGCAGCGGCCCGGACGTAGCCGTAGGGATTGACCGCATTGGGGTGAGGACTGACCGCTGTGGGCCGAGCGATTCGGTCAGGGGAGTACGTCGACGATGACGCGGGGGTCGAGCTCGCGGAGCTTGTCGGGGCGGTCGGTGAGGCAGGACCAGCCGCGGTTGACCGCTTCCAGGGTGACGTGGCCGGCGGTGACCATGGTGTCCGCGTCGCGGCGGCCGAGCAGGGTCGCGCCCACCTGTCTACTCGCGGGACCATCCAATCCGCGGATGACGGTATTCGGTAGGTCCAGCAGCGCGGACAGAATGTCGTGGCGGCGCACCGGGATCAGGGCGCGGGCCGCGATCAGCGCCGTCACCGGCACGAGCAAGGTGTTGCCCGCCTCCGACGTCGTCCACACCACGGATTGGGCGTACATCACCCGGTGCGCCCAAGCGGTCAGGGCCGCGGTGTCGAAAACAACGCCACTGAGTTCACTACGGTCCGTCACGACTCCGCCCCGCTAGCGCTCGGCCGACTCGAAACTGCCTTGTATGCCGCCCCCGCGGCTGTGATCCCCCGGTCGGAGGTTCTCACGCGGCACCGGGACGGCGCTCGTCGAATTCCTTCTGCGATAACGGAGGCAGGCCCTGCATCGCTCGGGCGCGGTTGATCATCTCCAGTGGCGGCGGGCCGCCGATCACCTCTTCGACTTTGGCGAGCGCTTCGACCCGATCGAGCTCGGCGCGATCCATTCGCGCCTTCACCGAATCCGCCACATACGCGGAGACAGAACTGATCTGACCGCGTGCTCGCCAAAGATCCAGTGTGGCCGCAATTTCCTCGGGAAGGGTGATCGTCACCTTCCGGGTTTTGCGCTCCGCCGTCATGGCGCGATTCTAACGGTGACATGCCGCTGAGCGGGGCGGTTGTGCCGAGTTGATCGAGCGGTTCACCCCGGTGTTCGCGGGCGGTCGCCGGCTCCGGCGATATGCTCACCCGAGTGACCACTGCCGACGCGACGACTCCCATTTCCACCTGGGCACCCCTGCAGTCGCGGATCTACAGGTCACTGTGGATCGCGCAGCTGGTTTCCAACCTCGGCACCTGGATGCAGACCGTCGGTGCGCAGTGGATTCTGGTCGACGAGCCGAACGCGGCGGCGCTGGTGTCGTTCGTGCAGACCGCGATCACATTGCCGGTGATGATGCTGGCGATTCCGTCCGGAGTGATCGCCGATCTGGTGGACCGGCGCCGGCTGCTGCTCGGGGCGCAGTCGGCGATGGCGGTGCTGGCCGCGGTGCTGGCGGTGACGACGGCGACCGGGCACACCACACCGGGCGTCCTGCTGACGTTGTTGTTCCTGATCGGCTGCGGTCAGGCGCTGACCGGTCCGGCGTGGCAGGCGATCCAGCCGGAATTGGTTGTGCGCGAGCAGATTCCGTCGGCCGCCGCGCTGGGCAGCATGAACATCAATATCGGCCGGGCAGTGGGGCCCGCGCTGGCCGGTGTGCTGGTGTCGCTGTCCGGGCCGACGCTGGTGTTCGCGCTCAACGCGGTCTCCTTCGTCGGGATCGTGGCGGCGCTCGCGGTATGGAAGCGACCGGCGACCGCCCGCAAACTGCCGACCGAACGCCCGCTGGCGGCGTTGCAGGCGGGGACCCGATTCATCCGGGCCGCCCCCGCGATCCGGCGGGTGCTGCTGCGGTCGATCCTGTTCATCGCGCCGGCCAGCGCGTTGTGGGCGTTGCTGCCGGTGATCGCGCGCGCGGAACTGGGGCTGTCCTCAGCGGGCTACGGCCTCATGCTCGGCGCGCTCGGCGTCGGGGCGGTGCTGGGCGCGCTCGGTCTGTCCCGAATCCGGGCGCTGTTGACGCCGACGCAACGGTTGACCGCGGCGGCGGTGCTGTTCGGTCTCGCCTCGGCCGGTTCGGCGGTGCTGCCCCGCTGGATGCAGGCCGCCGGCTTGGACGCGCTGTGCGTCCCGGTGGTGCTGCTGCTTCTCGTGGGCGCGGGCCTGGCCTGGCTGCTGGCGATGTCGACCATGAACGCGACCATGCAGCTGCTGTTGCCCGGCTGGGTGCGGGCCCGCGGGTTGTCGGTGTATCTGCTCGTGTTCATGGGCGGGCAGGCCCTCGGGTCGCTGGTCTGGGGTCTGGTCGCGAACGCCCTCGGGGCGGTGTCCGCGCTGGTCATCGCCGCCGTGCTGCTCGCGTGCAGCGCGATCAGCAGCGTGTGGTTGCCGATCCGGCACAACGCCGAGGAACTGGATCTGACCCCCTCCGCGCACTGGCCCGAGCCGGAACTGGTGATCGAGCCCGAACCCGAGGACGGACCGGTCCTGGTCCTGCGCAGCTACGACGTGCCCGCGGAGAACGCCGACGACTTCCTCGCCGCGATGGTGTTCGTGGGGCGGTCCCGGCAGCGCACGGGCGCGATGGAGTGGCGGCTGTACCGCGATGTCGGCGTGCTCGACCGATACGTGGAGGCGTTCGTGGTGCGATCCTGGGCCGAGCACATGCATCAGCACCAGGAGCGGCTCACCGCCAACGACTACCTGCGCGAGCAGGAGGTGTCGCGCTACACCGTCGGTGTGGATCGCATCACCCACCTGGTAGCCGTGTGACCACACGATTCCGCCGGGTCGATTAGGGGCTGGGGGCGGCACCCCATACACTGATCGCCATGCGGATGTTCCTGGATATCCTCCTTATCGTCACCAGCGTGCTGCTGGTGCTGTTGGTGCTGCTGCACCGCGCCAAGGGTGGAGGCCTGTCCAGCCTTTTCGGTGGCGGCGTGCAATCGAGCCTGTCCGGCTCCACCGTCGTCGAGAAGAACCTCGACCGGTTGACCATCTTCACCGGCCTGATCTGGTTGATCGCCATCCTGGGCATCGGCCTGGAGATCAAGTTCGCCTGAGTTCGGTTTCCGAGGTTCGGCGCTGTGCCGTTCTGAGTACAGCCCACTGGTAGTGCATCGATCCGCCGTCCCGCCAGGTCAGCCACTCTTCCAGGGTTCCGTGGCGCGCTAGCGTGGTGCGGAGGGTGTCGTCGGTCCGGATACTGAAGAATCGCGCCGGGCCGTGTGCGGAGCTGTCGTCCCAGTGGTACTCGCCGCCGGTCTCGTTGCCCCATAATCCGATCGCGAGCGGAGCGCCGGGTCGTAGTACTCGGATGATCTCCGCCAGCGCCGCATCCAAGTCCCCATCGGCGACGTGCAGCAGGGTGCTCATCGTCCACCCCGCTCCGAAGGTCGCATCCTCGAACGGCAGGTCCAGCACCGAAGCCACTCGGACGTCCAGGCCGAGCGAACGGGCGATCACGGCGCTCTGCGGGGCCAGGTCGACGCCGGTGTAGGCGAGTCCGGCCGCCGCGAAGACCGCGCCGTCCCGCCCCGGCCCCGCGCCGACTTCGAGCACGCTGTCCACCTCTTCGCGCAGCAGCAGGTCCACGAACTTCGTCCGCCGCGCTACCCGAGCAGTCGGCAGCGCGCGATCCGCGCGCTCGTGCAACTCGTTGTCGTAGTACGCGACCAGCTCGGCTTCTCGTCGCGCCCTGGGTGATTCGTCCATAGCGTCGATCATGCAGCGTGACGTACCTTCTCCCGCCGGTACACACACTTCCCGATCGACAAGACAGTGGTTCTGCGCGAAGGCGGCTCGTCGTACTCGTTGTGCGTTTCGTTTGCTCAGTCGGCGCGGGGCACGCGCCCGTCGACGTCTGTGAAGGAGTATGCCTCGGCGAGATCGGCTACCCGGAAGGCGTTGCCGCTGCGCGCCTTCCGATTCGGATCGGCGGCGAGGGCGACGACCGCGCGGCCGGGAAAGCGCGGGGTTTCGGCGTCGGCCAGGTCGTAGGTGCCTTCGCCGGGGAGCGTGACGAGGCGTTTGCCGTCGGCGTCGGCCGGAACGAGTTGCAGCAGTTCGGTATCCACGATGCCGGGCCAGAGGGAGACGACCGTGACGCCGGTGTCGGCGAGGTTGTGCGACATGTCGGCGGTGAGCCGGTCGAGGGCGGTCTTCGCGACGCCGTAGACGGCGTTGTGCATATAGCGCTCCGCGCCCGGGGACGAGATGTTGACGATCAGGCCCGCCGCCTCGATCAGCAGCGGCGCGGCGAAATAGCTTGCGGCATAGTGGGATCTGACTCCGATATCGAAGGTCTCGTCCCATGCCTTGGGCGGTACCTCCCAGAACGGTTTGCCGAGCCAGCGGGCGGCGGCGGGGGAGTTGTAGACGTTGTTGACCAGGACGTCGAGCTTGCCGTGGTCCTTCTGAACCTGGTCGAACAGTTCGCGCACGGCGTCGTCGTCGCGATGATCGCAGACGACCGGAACTCCGGTGCCGCCGAGTTCGCCGATCTGCGCGGCGGTTTCGGCCACCGTGCCGGGGAGCCGGCCCGCGGTCGCTGTGCGGCCGGTGACGTACACCGTGGCGCCCGCCGCCCCCAGTTCCAGGGCGATGCCCTTGCCGATGCCGCGACTGGCTCCGGTGACCACCGCGATTTTTCCGTCGAGCCTTTGCGCTATTCCACTCACGACTCCGAGACACTACCGTGAAAATGAGAACACGTTCTAGGTTTGGAGGCAGCGTGGTTGCAGAGCAGGGGCCGGCGCATCGGTTCGTGGAAACCGAGGGTGGGCGATTGCATATCGCCGAACAGGGCGAAGGGCATCCGGTGGTCTTCTGTCACGGGTTCCCGCATACCTGGTACATGTGGCACCGGCAACTCCCGGCCGTCGCGGCGGCCGGATATCGCGCCATCGCACCGGACCTGCGTGGTTATGGCCGCACGGAAGTCCCGGATGACCCGGACGCCTACACCAATCAGGCGGTCATCGGAGATCTGCTCGCGCTGCTCGACGACATCGGCGCTGACAAGGCGGTGTTCGTCGGCTTGGACTTCGGCGCGCAGTTGGTGTGGGAGCTGTCGTTGCGGGCGCCGGAGCGGGTCCACGGCATCATCGTGCTGAACAATCCGTTCGCGCCCCGCCCGCCCAAGGCGCCGTCGGAGTTGTGGGCGCGGGCGGCGAAACGGCATTTCCTGCATCTGGACTACTTCCAGCGGCCCGGTGTCGCCGACGCCGAGTTGGCGGCGAACCCGAAGGCGTTCCTGGAACGTGTCTACTTCTCCCTCAGCGCCGACTATCACTACCTCGACACCTGGCAGCATCCGGCCGAGGGCACCGGGTACCTCGACGTGCTCCCGCAAGCTCCGGCGCTGCCGTGGCGCTGGCTGGCGGAAAGCGATATCGACACTCTCGCAGCCGAATTCGATCGCACCGGCTTCACCGGCGGCTTGAATTGGTACCGTGCCCTGGACCGCAACTGGGAACTCACCGCCGACTACGCCGACGCGAAAGTCACCGTCCCGGCCTACTTCATGTACGGCGACCGCGATCCCGACATGGAAGGCTTCAGCGGCCGAGATCCATTGGGCACCATGCAGGCGCACGTGCCACACCTGCGTGCGGTCACCAAGATCTCCGACGCCGGCCACCTGGTCCAGCTGGAACGCACCGACGAGGTGAACGCGCTGCTCGTCGGTCACCTCCGGGAGTTGTTCGAACCCGCCTAGCGGCCGTGGAATCGGCTGTAGCTCATAAGGTTTCGATAAGCGAATCTGTCGGTCGCCCCGGATACTGTCGCGCCATGAGTTACAGCCTGAGCCTCTACCTGGTCGATCTCGACAAAGTCCGGTCCGCGATCGGATCCGGGGACGACGAGCTGCGGCGGAGGATCGTCGGACGGTTCGAAGCGCGGTTCGCTCACGACGACGAGTACTTCGCCGACGAGATCGCGGTGGGCGCGCCGAAGAAGTACGAGGCAGTGCGGGCGGTGCTCGACGGAGGCCCGTTCGACGACTCCTACGGGCATCTGTATGGCTATGCGTACCAGGCGATCTGTGAATTCCACGGGCGTTTCCTCGACAACAGTTCGTTCAGCCCGTTCCGCAGCGGCTGGCTCGAACTCGTCGACGAGGGCATGGCCGCGCTCGGTATGGACGCCCGGGTCGGCGACTTCTGGTACGGCAGTCTCCCCGCCGCGTTACCGCGCCCGGAATTCGTGCCGTGCTACGGCGAATGGACCGCCGACGAGTGCGCGAAACTGCTGGAGCAGTGGGCGGCGACGACCCCCGAGCAGTACGCGGACCTGGATCCGTATG from Nocardia goodfellowii carries:
- a CDS encoding DUF7691 family protein — translated: MSYSLSLYLVDLDKVRSAIGSGDDELRRRIVGRFEARFAHDDEYFADEIAVGAPKKYEAVRAVLDGGPFDDSYGHLYGYAYQAICEFHGRFLDNSSFSPFRSGWLELVDEGMAALGMDARVGDFWYGSLPAALPRPEFVPCYGEWTADECAKLLEQWAATTPEQYADLDPYVLEAIESCVGWARAARAEPGTGVAGFFF